ACAAATAGTTCTTGATACTTTGGCCTTACATGAAAACATGAAACTCATATACACAATTACTTTTTGTTGAAAATACATATAGGACCAACTCATAATGCCCACAATAAAGGGTCTCCAAACTCAATTTTCAACTACGACCACAATTGTATATATATCATCATTTGCGTCGCATTCATAAATCATCAACATTTAAAAACTACAGACCATCACCAtgtctttttaaatttttaacagAACCATACCATACCTTGATATGAGTTTTAAATATAGGAGTACTAGTTCTATCAATGACGTAGATTCATGTTTGAAAATGAAGGAAATGGGCGCCTTTACATACCTTGATCTTGGTCTTTTAATGTACTACATCGATTGAATTATCCTTTGTTCCTTCAATATAAACCAAAAGCCAATGACAATCTGACTTTAAACAATTACACAACACATCCAAGTCACGTCATCAATTCAACAAACACATGATGGGCATGaacttaaaaaatattcaaattaattagtgTTGTTAGTATTCAATCCTTCACATTACAAACAACAATACACTACACTTAAATGACTTCAACACCATAATCAGCAGCCACCAGACCACTCCACGCACTCCCTTCTTGTcaatcatcaataaacatgGGCGAAACTTGGACTTACGACTTTCTATCCTCGTCCTGTGAGTCTTACCCATAGAATATAGCTAGAACATCAAGAAAATCAAATACACGATAGTGGGAAACTTGGTCATACCTTAATTGGAGAAACCACAATCCCTTAAGCTCACACTAACCAAAGAGAAAGGTTGTTCCTTCAATCCAAAGAGAGACTTGAATTAATTCTAAACTTGATTGGAGAACAAGATTTGATTCTTGGCTGATTTCTcaactagggcttttagagaaaAGAGGGATTAAAGAACTAGCAAGGACAACTTCTAAAATAAGTTAGGACCTGTCTCTAATGATTTAAACTCATTTATATCAATTTTCAAACATTTAGACCGACTTAACATGTGCCAGTCACATGCCCAAAGAGGCCAATTTTAGCCTCTGCATAGTTCGTAGTAAAACACACATATATTTTTGCTCCGAAGTCGTATTGACGAGCCTTTTTTGTTGGAAACTAGActcaaatatctttaatttgatatgtagtAGGCCTTCTAACTCTTTATATAATGAAAGATATGTCCATCCCAATTTAGACTATATATGAGAACATATGAAATAATCCATCGTATAATGACCTTCAATTTGTACTATTGTTACAAGACTTTCTTGGGCCTCTAATTTAATATAACACTTATTGtaaaatactataaataataCTCAATATAACCACccatttaaatttataatatccTGACAACTCGTTAACCAACTACGTAAGgtgataaaaaatataatttttgatatgTACATCGTTAGTTTAGTGAACCTGTTGCCTTAAACCACACGGGTGTTACATTttgtcccttttttttttttaattaagtttttGGATGTTTGGTATCCGTCCACTTTAGAGCCAACTAAATTCGGCAATTGTGTTTTAGTTAACTAAACGACAAGTATCTTGACGGGCCCTCCCCAAAAAGTAGGTTAACAATATAACGAAATTAATTTTGATTTCCTTTATCTCCTTCCAAAAGGTGGTGTGTATACTGTACTGAACCTTCACTTCGTTCTTCACGCCCGCCATTCCATTGCTCGGAAATGGACTCTTGGAACGAATGGGTTGAGCAGACACTTGAGAAACTGGAGTCCCGTAAACTCCTCCGTTCACTTAGGCCAATTCATCTCTCCGACGATAATTCACATACCGATGAGTTTGAATGTTTCGATGGATTGCGCCAATGGGATAGAGCCTCAGTCGAAGTAGAGATTTCAGAGACCACATTCCAGAAATGGCTTCAAGATATTCCCTCTCCTGGTATAGTTTCTCCTTTTCCCCCTTTTCTCCTTTCATTTGGTAATTTCAAATTTGATGAAGGAAGATATAAATGTAATGTGTGGAAAGTTTAGTTTGATAGGATCAAaaaactttgaaattttgagtagtTTATATTGACAATTGTGGAGTAAACTTCTCAAGTGGTCACTTATTACTCAACTTGATGAATTTTATCTACTAAggtcactttttttttttgctttataataaaaaagaagTCATGGAACtattcattcatttatttaaaagtTACACTCGCCGGAAAATCCATTTAGTGTGATCTACCCGTACTGGTTTTACTTGTGTAAAAAGGTTGGCAGCTCCTAGCTCCTTTTACATTGTTGTAACATCTCAATTAGGTACCTCCCATAATTGAGTCGGATAAGTTGGCAGAATTTGCTTCTCTAAGATGCACTTAAGTTTGTCTAAGTTGCAGCTTCACTCTGATGCATGTTGGGTAGCCTACGAGGCTCCAACCATTATTTTGTGTATGTAATTGTACTTGAGCTGAACTTGATTCTTGCCTATTTTAGCCTTTTTATCGGAATGCAAGTTGGAGTATCTGATTATTGTGTTTTATTCAATCTCTTTGTATGAATTCTTTAAATTGCTATGAATAACTTGTTATAATGTTATTGGTGGCGAAGTATTACTGGAAGAAAACGAATTAAGCAAAGATGACAAACATAGTAGAAGGAGGACAAGAATATTATGTTGGGTGATTTAGAATACTTTGAGAGCTGTCGagattttgggtattgtagaCGTATAAAGTTTGAGGAGGTCAAGTAGGCATTCATAAGATGAGAGGGGAAGAACGACCGGGCCAGATGATATTCCTATGGATTTTTGGAACGTATGCAAAGTAGGTATTAAGTGGCTAACTGAGTTCTTTTATTActttaatgtcatttttaggACGACTAAAATGTCCGAAGAATCAAGGCGGAGTACAGTGATCTTGTTGTACAAGAATAAGagtgatattcaaaattataacaattgtaggagtattaaactactaagccatactatgaaagttcAGGAGAAGGCGGTAGAGATGAGGACGAGGAGGCATGTGTCTATTTTAAAAATCCAATTCAGATTCATGTTGGGTCGACCACTGAACATGTACCATTGAGTCAAAACTCGAGTGAGTACTGTGGAAGGAGACTCGAAGCACTTTTCAGTCGAGATGGGGTTGCACTAGGGATCAACTCTTAGCATGTTTTTATTTGTCTTGATGATGGATGAATTGACACGGTATATTCAAGGATAGGTACCATGGTGTATGTTTTTTGAAGATGACAAAGTATTGATTGATGAGACACACAACGGAGTTAATAATAGACGGGAGGTTTGAAGACAGACCATGGAGCCTAAAGGTTTCAAGGTTGAACATGAATAAGAAATAGTACATGGAGTGTAATTTCAGTGACATATCTCATGAGGTGGATGTGGAAGTGACGATTGATACACAACCATCTTAGGATTGATACACAACCATCCCTAAGAGAGAAAacttcaagtatcttgggtcaaTCTATGTCACACATCAAATTGGAGtggggtggatgaaatggaatCTTGCATCTGGTGTATTATGTGATAGAATGTTCCACCGAGACATAATGGTAAGTTCTACAGTGTAATTGTTTGACTTAGCTATTGTATGGGGCAGAGTTTAGGTTAGTCAAGAATTCACATGTTTAGAAGACGAATGTAGTGGAGATGAAGATGCTTAGATGAATGTGTGTGCACACTAGGAGAGATAAGATTAGGAACGGAGATACACGAGGTCAGGTGGGAATGAGCTCAATGatggacaagatgcgggaagtgGAACTTAGATAGTTTGGGCATGTAAAGAGGGGGAGCACATGATCCCAGTCCGGAGGTGTGATAGGTTGACATTGATAGGTGTAAGGAGAAGTATAGGTAGACTGAGGAAAaattgggaagaggtgattagacatgacatgTCATGTCAGATCTTcagctcaccgaggacatgatcCTAGTATAGGAAAGTATAGAGGTGGAGGATTAGGGTAGAGGATTAGTAGGTAGTCGAGCGATTTCTCTTAGTAGGTAGTCGAGCgatttctctctttcttatagGAGAGCATAGTTCTAGTTCATAGCACCTTGTCTGCTTCCTACTTAGCcgtatcattattattattctattaCTATCCTATTTTTCAAATGGTATTACTACTGCCATTTCTTTTACTTGcgttatttttactatttttgttgTCAATACTTTTCTTTTCTACGGTATTTTCACCATAGGTTTTACTCTTGCATTTGTCAAGCTTGTTTTTGAAAACGTTTCTTGAGtcaaacaacctctctatctcacacaaggtagaggtaaggtctgcgtacaccccaccctccccagactccacttgtaggattacattgggtatgttgttgttgttattgttgaatAACGTGTTATAACGATCTCTCTTCTACATTCTCAAGAGAAATGCATCTTTTTATTTGCACTCTGTTATATGAGTCATTATCTCTGGTAACACTGAATTTCACCTTCAACAGAAGAAAGTGACTTTTCCGGTGGTTTTGTGTAAATTTCCGGCTAGTGTGGCTTTTAAAGAAACAAATGAATAATTTAATGACTTTTTTGatataaaacaaagaaaagtgACTTTAGTATACAACTTCATCAAGTGAGTAATCATTTGAGTAACTTACTGGACAGTTGTGATAGTCATGCAGAAATGGAATTGCGTCTAAACGTTTTAGAAcgtcaaaaatattttgaataattgTCTCATAAATTGGTATGGAGAGAATGGCAGCTTCATTTACCTCCTAGTTGCATCACACGTGCATGCTATGCTAGTTCTAATAAAAAGGCTGAAGGATGCTACCTTAAGAAAAGCTAGAAGTTTTACAAAAAGAAATACTTTGCGATACTGCATCGCTACAGTCTCTTGTATGAATTGTAATAACAAGCTGAAATGTTGCACTCGTCACATACTTTTAATCAATTATAGGAGATGACATTGGTGGTAGTAGCGTTGCTTGTACTGAAGCAGGGGCAAATGCTGGAAGATTCAGAAAGTTGATTCTATTTTCCGGAAATGATTATCTGGGCTTGAGTTCCCATCCCTCAGTTATCAAAGCTGCAACACAGGCATTCTATTAACGCCTCTTCAGCATTTTGTTTATTAATGAATTCTTGTAATGCTACACGTCCTGTCGGCTAAAAATTTTCTGACTGTTGTATTCAGGCAGTCCAAAAGCATGGAATGGGTCCAAGAGGTTCTGCACTAATATGTGGTTATACGAATTATCATAGATTGTTAGAGTCATCACTGGCAGAGTTGAAAAGCAAGGAGGTATTATCTTTTTCATTAGTCAACTCTTCGAGGTTATAATTTGTTTTGGTGAACTTGCTTAGTTGGGAGATTATCTATCAGTAAGGACATAATAAATGCAGGAGCCTAATGCGTTAGGACCTCATTATTCTCCATTTTATCTTTTCCTTCTAGAATTAGGGAAATAACTTAGGGATTTTAATAATGAGCAAGGGAACTCTGTACCTTGTGTTTGGACATGAAGAAGGAGGACTGCTCTGAGAAGAATTTGTAATAGAGACATAAGTACATGTTCTTTTCCTCCTTCTTATGTTCTCAGCTCTctctccccctccccccccccacccaaaccctaccaccaccaccacacacacacacaaagaaAGCATAAAAAAGAGTAACCTTTTTACCAATTGCTTCTGATGTCTTGTACACCACAGAAAGAAACTTGCgtgtttattatttatttgataaagaCAATTTTATGTTTATTAAACTAGATTCTCACACCTAGATGCAAATCTTGTCAAATAAGGATAAAGACAATTTTATGTTTATTAAACTAGGTTCTCACACCTAGCTGCAAATCTCGTCGAATAAGGAACCGGTTGCCACTTTCTTGATGACAATGAACTATTAAATCATATCATCTGATTTGTGTTTCTTCTAATTCTTATACCACCTGTATGCTGGAGTGAATATTTCAAAGCTCCATAATCATCATCTAGGACTCTGCATAGTATTAAGATGAGTGGATGTATCTTTCAAATTCATGGAATGTTTTTAACTAGCAATGGTTCTAAATTGGGATTGTTATCCAAAAACTGACACACTTTCAGTGAATGACTGATCCTAACTGATGCTTACTCTCTCTGATTTTACATATTAGGATTGCCTTCTTTGTCCCACAGGCTTTTCAGCCAATATGGCCTTTATGACAGCTGTAGGCAATGTTAGTCTGCTCCTAGCCAAATGCAGTCAACCTTCAATAGATGAAAGAGTTGCTGTTTTTTCCGATGCCCTGAATCACGCATCAATCATTGATGGTATACGTCTAGCTGAGAAACAGAAAAGCATAGCTGCTTTTGTCTATCAGCACTGTGATATGCACCATCTTAATGAGTTATTGTATGTTATTCTTCATTTGGTTTTCTACGTACAGTGGGTGTTATTCTGTTcttcatttgtatatatttgtgttttaACAGAACAAATTGCCCAATGAAGAAAAAAGTTGTCATTACTGACAGGTTAGTCATGATTGAAAGTTTCACTTGTTATCAACTTCATCTGCACTGTCATGATCCCAAAAATCCTGAAGCAGAAGGAagcaaaataaggaaaaagTACGAAAAAGAACAAATGAGTGGGCATCAATCGATTttatagtgaccatacctaAATGCATTTCTTAAATGTAGTTACTTTTACGATCTTTAAGCTGTGCAAAGATGGATAAGTGGCGTATAAACAGAAACAAGGGGAGCATTTACTATAATTGAGTAATTCTTTTGCAAGCACTTGATTTTGTCCTTGTTTTACCAGCTTGTTTAGTATGGATGGAGACTTTGCACCACTGGTTGAGCTTGTGAAACTCCGTAAGAAGCATGGCTTTTTGTTGGCAATTGACGATGTAAGTCTTTAACCTTCTAGTAAAGAAAGCCTTATATATCTTAATATTGTTCCTCAGAATCTTGCTTTGGTCCTTTGGATCTAATACTATTTTTCCCCTTCGATGAGTATCCATTGCGTATCTTCATTGGGCAGATAGCACTAGTGAAATAGTTCCAAAGAACTTTAGTATCCATGTTCATTTACTTTCCTTGAGTTCTTCCATCTCTTGATATTTCATCcttaatataataatttattgcTTACAaagtttatttttacttattgttGAACTGATTCGACTATGATATGCGTAATTATTATGAGAacttttgttcttttttccttcaactttctagGCTCATGCAACATTTGTTTGTGGCAAAACTGGTGGTGGTGCAGCAGAGTTGTTCAACTGCATAAGTGATGTGGACATTTGCATCGGTACTCTGAGTAAGGCAGCAGGTTGTCATGGTGGATACATAGCATGCAGGTACTCCAAAAGTAATAGTAAAATGTATATCACTGTGTGCATGCCCGTGTGTATATTATGTGTATACACAGacagatttttttatattttacttcACTGAATACTGCATGGGCTTTTAAGTCCAGTCCTCTTTTGATTAATCTTTAGGACACAAGTCTTCATTTTAGGAGCACTACTTTTTTATCTACTGCTGTGAGTTTCAAGGTTGAAACCACTTGGCAGTTGAGCAGCATTTGGAGCCAGTCTCCTTTCATTAATCAGAAACTTGAAGTTGACTTTTAACGAGACCGATTTTGCTTACCTTTCTTTATGTGGATCGCACAGaagttttttgggttctggattTTGAGCTCTATACCTCTTAAGTTCAAGTTGAAATTCTTATCCATCGAAACACTTTCTTTTCCTTGTTTTGCTTTCAGCTGCTTCGTTTGTTAGATATGGAGTTCTTTCAACAACCAGCAGGACatgaagtagtattgagcatttCAATTATAGATCAACCCTCTCTCTTTTATGAAAGTCAAATTCCTTAATAATACTGAAATATTTGACCTTCATCGCACAGAAGTTCTTTGGGTTCTGGATTTCGAGCTCTATACCTCTTAAGTTCAAGTTGAAATTCTTATCCATAGAAgcactttcttttccttttttgctTTCGGCTGCTTATTTTGTTAGACATGGAGTTCTTTCAACAACCAGCAGGACATGAAGTAGTATTGAACATGTCAATTATAGATCAACCCTCTCTCTTTTATGAAAGTCAAATTCCTTAATAATACTGAAATATTTGACCTGCATGACAACTTAGCTAGTGAATTTACTGTTATTTTCAATCAGAAATGTTGTTgactcttcttctctttttgggGTTGAAATGCTAATTGAACAGCAAGAAATGGAAGCAATTGATACAGTCCAGGGGCCGCTCTTTCATATTTTCAACATCTACCCCAGTGCCCATAGTTGCTGCTGCACATGGTAAATCTACCAAGTTGAATAGTGATTTTCATTATTGCTCTTATCACTTTAAACAAAATTTTAGTGTTTCTAGTTCCCAGAGTTATACAAGTTCCTTTTTTTCTTATACTATTtggaaaaaataaagtaaaacagAGAATAAGATATATTAAGAAATGCGGGGAGCAGAAAACCAGAACCAGGTAGAAGCTGAGACTGGCACACAGTTTTCGTCCTTTGCATTTTATGTGGCTTACTGTTTTTTCTcttataaaaaatatgtggCTAACCTGTACACTTTTAATGATATGACTTATGCAGCTGCTGTTATTGTGGCAAAAAAAGAGATGTG
This Solanum dulcamara chromosome 8, daSolDulc1.2, whole genome shotgun sequence DNA region includes the following protein-coding sequences:
- the LOC129901233 gene encoding 8-amino-7-oxononanoate synthase — protein: MDSWNEWVEQTLEKLESRKLLRSLRPIHLSDDNSHTDEFECFDGLRQWDRASVEVEISETTFQKWLQDIPSPGDDIGGSSVACTEAGANAGRFRKLILFSGNDYLGLSSHPSVIKAATQAVQKHGMGPRGSALICGYTNYHRLLESSLAELKSKEDCLLCPTGFSANMAFMTAVGNVSLLLAKCSQPSIDERVAVFSDALNHASIIDGIRLAEKQKSIAAFVYQHCDMHHLNELLTNCPMKKKVVITDSLFSMDGDFAPLVELVKLRKKHGFLLAIDDAHATFVCGKTGGGAAELFNCISDVDICIGTLSKAAGCHGGYIACSKKWKQLIQSRGRSFIFSTSTPVPIVAAAHAAVIVAKKEMWRRRAIWNRVQDFCDLTGIPITSPIISLIVGSEATALQASRHLLEFGFHITAIRPPTVAPNSCRLRIALSAAHTLDDVKNLTAALSQCINFSEIGFYCTRWNAARL